The nucleotide window GGTGGTGCACCCCAACAATCCCGATGGACGCACCCAGACGGTCGAAGGCCTGCTGGCGTTCAGCGAAGAACTCCATGATCGCGGTGGGGTGTTGGTGGTCGACGAAGCGTTCGCCGACGTCACGCCCGAACTTTCGGTGACGCCGCACGCGGGCAGCGATGGGCTGGTGGTGCTGCGCTCGTTCGGTAAGTTTTTTGGACTCGCCGGGGTGCGTTTGGGCTTCGCCGTGACCACACCGGATATCGCCCAACGCTTGAGCGCAAAATTAGGCCCCTGGGCGGTGTCTGGCCCGGCGCTGTGGGCGGGCACCCATGCGCTCGATGACCGTGATTGGACGGAAGCTGCGCGTGTGCGGCTCAAATCTGACGCGCGGCGTTTAGATGATATTTTGCAGCGCGCCGGGTTCAAAATTGTCGGTGGGACGGATTTGTTTCGTCTTGGCGAAAGCGACGATGCGCCGGCGGTGTTCGAAAAACTTGGCCAGGCCGGAATTTTGGTGCGGCCGTTCGATTATCAGCCGCGCTGGCTGCGGTTCGGCTTGCCGGGCACGCAGGCTGATTGGGCGCGGTTGGAAGCGGCGCTTAACGCCTAATCGTCGCCATCGGAATCGGATTTTTTCTCGTTCGGTCCGCTCAAAATCGCGCGCAGCATGAAAATGGTGGCGATGAAGATAACCGCACCCGCGACATAGCCGAAAATCGTCGATAACTGCGCTAACATCAGACCGATCCTTTAGAGGGCGTAGCTGGTGTGTCCCGCCGCCAGTTCTTGTTCCGCTTCCACGATGGTGCCGTTGGCGGTGCATGCGGGCGAGGCGAGTTCCAAAAACAGGTGATTGATGGTTTCCGGCGTTTTGACCGTTTCGGGATTTTCTCCTGGCATGGCTTCTGCACGCATGTCGGTGCGGGTGCCGCCGGGATTGATCAGGTTGACGCGAACGGACGTCTTGTCGCATTCCGCCGCATAAATGTTGGCGGTCATTTCTAAACCCGCCTTGGATACCGCGTACGTTCCCCAGTAAGGGCGCGCCACATGGCCGACGGTGGAGGTGACGAAAATCGCGCGCCCAGCGTCGGACGCTTTCAGCAGCGGATCCATGGAACGGATCAAACGCCAATTGGCGGTGAGGTTGATGTCCAAGACCTTTTGCCATTCGCGCGGTTCGATGTGCGAGATCGGCGCCAACGTGCCCAGGTCGCCGGCGTTGCCGATCAAGATGTCGAGTTTCTTGAAGCGTTCATAAATCGCAGCGCCGATTTTATCGATGGTGTCGAAGTCGGTAAGATCGCACGGCACCAAAGTCGCCTTGCCATGGCCGGCGGCGCGCAGTTCGTCGTCCAGTTCTTCCAGTGCGCCTTGGGTGCGCGCGGTGAGGATCAGGTGTGCGCCCTGTTCGGCGAAACATTTGGCCAGCGCGCGGCCGATGCCGCGTGATGCGCCGGTGATCAGGGCGACGCGGCCCTCGAGAATTTTGTCAGCCATGGTTTCGCTCTCTTAGTCCTCGGACAAAAGGGTCAGTTGCTCCGGCCCCGGGTTGCCTTCCTTGTCGACCAGCGGGATGGCGTAATCGCCGGTGAAGCATGCATCGCAGTATTGCGGGCACTCGGCATTGCGTTGTTTTTCGCCGACTGCACGATACAGGCCGTCGTGTGAAATGAACGCCAGCGAATCAACGCCGATGTGCTTGGCCATTTCCTCGACGCTCATGTTGTGGGCCATCAGTTTTTCCTGATCGGGGGTGTCGATGCCATAGTAACACGGGTGCGTGGTCGGCGGGCTGGAGATGCGCATATGCACTTCTTTGGCCCCGGCGTTGCGCATCATTTCGACGATCTTCACCGAGGTGGTGCCGCGCACGATGGAATCGTCAACCAAAACCAAACGCTTGCCCTTGATCCAGGCGCGGTTGGCGTTGTGTTTCAGCTTGACGCCCAAATGGCGAATGGTATCGGACGGCTGAATGAAGGTGCGTCCCATGTAGTGGCTGCGGATGATGCCCAGATCGAACGGCACGCCGCTTTCTTCGGCGTAACCGATGGCTGCGGGAACGCCGGAATCGGGCACCGGAACGATCATGTCGGCTTCGACATGGCTTTCGCGGGCGAGCTCTTTGCCGATGTTCTTGCGCACTTCGTAGACGTTGCGGCCTTCGATGACGCTGTCGGGACGGGCGAAGTAGATGTGTTCGAAAATGCAAAAGCGCGATGCTTGCTTGGGGAACGGTTTCAGGCTCTGCATGCCGGCTTCGCTGAAAATCACGATTTCACCCGGCTCGACGTCGCGCACGTAATCGGCGCCGATGATGTCCAGCGCACAGGTTTCCGACGCCAAAACGTGGCCGTCGCCGATTTTGCCGATCACCAACGGACGCACACCGTGCGGATCGCGCACGCCGATCAGTTTTTGGCGCGTCAATGCGACGATGGAATACGCCCCCGCGACCCCGCTCAGCGCATCGGTGAGACGATCGAGAACCTTGCGGTATTCGCTGGTGGCGACGCGGTGCAGGATGGTTTCGGTGTCGGACGTGGACTGGAAGATGCTGCCCCGTTCGACCAGATCGCGGCGGCAGGTGCGGGCGTTGGTGAGGTTGCCGTTGTGCGCGATGGCGAAGCCGCCGAAGACCAGATCGGCGAACAGCGGCTGGACGTTGCGCATGACGGTGCCGCCGGCGGTCGAGTAGCGCACATGACCGATGGCCATGGGGCCTTCGAGGCGGTTGATGACCTCTTCGGAATTGAAGTTGTCGCCGACGCTGCCCAATGCCCGGTGACTGTGGAAGTGCTTGCCGCCGAACGACACGATCCCGGCGGCTTCCTGGCCGCGGTGCTGAAGCGCATGCAGGCCCAGCGCCGTCAGCGCGGATGCGTCGGGATGGTTATAGACGCCGAAAACGCCGCACTCGTCGTGGAAATGGTCGTCTTCGGGAAGCGATGCGGTGGTGCACGGTGCGGTGCGGGGGGTGTCCATGGGCGTTGCGATCCGAGTTAAGAGCCAGTTTAACGTGAGGTCACTGGCTGGTTTCAAAGAGCCTGTCCATCTCCGAGCGTTCCTTCTGACCGTACCCGTCGGTGGTCGATCCGGCGGGGGCTTTGGGAATGGCGTTGATGGCTTTGTCG belongs to Magnetovibrio sp. and includes:
- the cobD gene encoding threonine-phosphate decarboxylase CobD, with translation MDTLVTDLGHTKTIQHGGDPKAVEARFPAPKDGWLDLSTGINPVPYPLPPVPGKMFARLPLQADLQALLDAARRAYGVPDRAAIVASPGTQALIQMVPTLFAPSSVSIMGPTYGEHAPAWSVAGHRVEDVRSICAQAAQPAPFGVVVHPNNPDGRTQTVEGLLAFSEELHDRGGVLVVDEAFADVTPELSVTPHAGSDGLVVLRSFGKFFGLAGVRLGFAVTTPDIAQRLSAKLGPWAVSGPALWAGTHALDDRDWTEAARVRLKSDARRLDDILQRAGFKIVGGTDLFRLGESDDAPAVFEKLGQAGILVRPFDYQPRWLRFGLPGTQADWARLEAALNA
- the purF gene encoding amidophosphoribosyltransferase — encoded protein: MDTPRTAPCTTASLPEDDHFHDECGVFGVYNHPDASALTALGLHALQHRGQEAAGIVSFGGKHFHSHRALGSVGDNFNSEEVINRLEGPMAIGHVRYSTAGGTVMRNVQPLFADLVFGGFAIAHNGNLTNARTCRRDLVERGSIFQSTSDTETILHRVATSEYRKVLDRLTDALSGVAGAYSIVALTRQKLIGVRDPHGVRPLVIGKIGDGHVLASETCALDIIGADYVRDVEPGEIVIFSEAGMQSLKPFPKQASRFCIFEHIYFARPDSVIEGRNVYEVRKNIGKELARESHVEADMIVPVPDSGVPAAIGYAEESGVPFDLGIIRSHYMGRTFIQPSDTIRHLGVKLKHNANRAWIKGKRLVLVDDSIVRGTTSVKIVEMMRNAGAKEVHMRISSPPTTHPCYYGIDTPDQEKLMAHNMSVEEMAKHIGVDSLAFISHDGLYRAVGEKQRNAECPQYCDACFTGDYAIPLVDKEGNPGPEQLTLLSED
- a CDS encoding SDR family NAD(P)-dependent oxidoreductase translates to MADKILEGRVALITGASRGIGRALAKCFAEQGAHLILTARTQGALEELDDELRAAGHGKATLVPCDLTDFDTIDKIGAAIYERFKKLDILIGNAGDLGTLAPISHIEPREWQKVLDINLTANWRLIRSMDPLLKASDAGRAIFVTSTVGHVARPYWGTYAVSKAGLEMTANIYAAECDKTSVRVNLINPGGTRTDMRAEAMPGENPETVKTPETINHLFLELASPACTANGTIVEAEQELAAGHTSYAL